The segment AGCGACTACAGGTTATTTCCTGTTACTTGGGCAGTGCGTACACCACCACCTGGTCCCCTACCTGATCTTTCATGATCGAGTTGCCGCCCGCCACAAACGCCACATATTGTCGGCCTTTGTATTCATACACGGCAGGGTTGGCGACGGCAGGGGCCATGACGATGTCCGACCACAGCTCTTTGCCGTCTTCCAGGGCATAGGCACGGACCTTGGCATCCATCGATGCACCAATGAACACCACGCCACCTGCGGTCACTGCCGGGCCACCAATGGTCGGCGAGCCCATGTCTTCAGGCATGTACCAACCCCACTGCTGGACGGCGCCCATCGGACGACGCCATTTCACGTCACCGGTGCGCATGTCGATCGCCACGATTTCACCGAAAGGCGGTGCCCAGCACGGCATGCCTGCCCAGTTCTGTGCGTTGAGCAAACTCATGCCGTAAGGCGCGCCGATCTGTGGGTAGAAGCCGTTCTCGTTGCCTGCAGTTTTGGGTTGCTTGTCGTAGGAGGCGCGGTCCCACAGCTTGATCATCTGCACAATGTGGGAGGTGTTCACAATGGCGACCTGGCTGACCGGATCAAACGCTACACCGCCCCATTGCACGCCACCGGCACTGTCCGGGTAGGCCAGTACGCCGTTGCCTTTGGTGCTGGGCGGCGAATACATGCCGTTGTATTCCAGGCCGTCCCACATTTTTGTGCACTGGCCAAAACCGACAATGTCGGCGATTTTCCAGATCGCCGGTTTTTTCGATTGATCCATCAAGGGTGCAGGCTTGGTCGGGAACGGTTGGGTTGGCGAGTACACCTCTCCAGCAGCATCACCCTGGGGTACAGGGCGTTCTTCAATCGGCCATACGTCCTCGCCGGTGCGGCGGTCAACGGTGAACAAAAAGCCCATCTTGGTCGCTTGCACCAGTGCTGCCACGGGCTTGCCGTTGACGGTGATGTCCATCAGCGTCGGGGCCGAGTTGATGTCGTAGTCCCATATGTCGTGGTGAACCCACTGACGAGACCACACGACCTTGCCGGTGTTGATATCCAGGGCCGTGGTGGAAGTGCCCAGCGGAATCGGCTTGGTCCGGTTGCCGCCCCAATAGTTGGGTGAAGGCGAGGACACGGGGATATACAGCAAGCCCAGCGCCGGGTCATACGACATGGCTGTCCAGATGTTGGCAGTGCCGGTTTTGCCTGCCTCTTCCTCGGGGATCGGCTTGAATTCCCACTCCAGCGCGCCGGTGCGGGCATTGAGGGCAAACAGTGAGCCCGGGGATTCAACTTCGTATTCCCAGTCTTTACCGGCCCAGCCCACGATCAACTTGTCACCGATGACGGTGGGTGGCTGCAACTGTGACAGCGGCCATTTCGCGTTCATGGTGTTCCATTGGTTGACGTCCACCACCCCGTTTTTGCCGAAGCCTTCGCAAGGCTTGCCGGTGTCGGCGTCTACCGCGTAGAGCTGCGCGGTCATGTTGCCCAGGTAGACGACCTTCTGGCAGGCCACGCCCGCTTGAGGGTTTTTTTCCTGCCAGTAGGCCACGCCACGTGATTTCAGCGCGGGCTGGGTTTCGGCGACCAGTTTCGACTTGGTGTCGTAGGTCCACTTTTCTTTGCCGGTCTCGGGCTCCAGGGCAATGATCCGGTAAAAAGGCGTGCCGACGTACAACGTGTCATTGGCAAAAATAGGTGTCGCGGACCAGACCGACGGCGGGATTTTGCCGGTGCCCGTGGACATGTCGCCGGTGAAGTATTCCCAGACCTTGGTCAGTTTGCCGACGTTGTCCTTGTTGATTTGAGTCAGGGGCGAATACTTTTGCGAGCTCAGTTGCCCGTGGAAACTGTCCCACTCCTTGCCGCTGGGGATCGGCAGTTTTGCGTCCTCGGCAGAGATGCTGGACGGTGCCAGCAAAGGCGGCGGGACGGTGTAGGTGTCTTGCGCGTGGACGCTGGAAACACCCGCCAGCAAGCACAAGGCCGGAGCTGTCAAAAACTGTTTTGTGATCGCGCTCATATCGCGCTCCTTGTTGGCTTGCCGGCAAAGGTTTCAATGATCACACCCAGGGCGTAGATCCCCAGAACGGCGGCGGTCCACCAACCGTGCAGCAGGCATGCGGCAAACGTTGTTCCGATCACACCGACCCAGGCCAGGAAGAGGACGAAATTTCGCAGGCCTCCCGCCCTGGCTTGAGCCAGCACCACCCCCAGGACAAACAGCACAAACTCGGCCAGCATCGCCGTCATTGCCCCCCCGGAATCTGTCACCCC is part of the Pseudomonas sp. ML2-2023-3 genome and harbors:
- a CDS encoding pyrroloquinoline quinone-dependent dehydrogenase, translated to MSAITKQFLTAPALCLLAGVSSVHAQDTYTVPPPLLAPSSISAEDAKLPIPSGKEWDSFHGQLSSQKYSPLTQINKDNVGKLTKVWEYFTGDMSTGTGKIPPSVWSATPIFANDTLYVGTPFYRIIALEPETGKEKWTYDTKSKLVAETQPALKSRGVAYWQEKNPQAGVACQKVVYLGNMTAQLYAVDADTGKPCEGFGKNGVVDVNQWNTMNAKWPLSQLQPPTVIGDKLIVGWAGKDWEYEVESPGSLFALNARTGALEWEFKPIPEEEAGKTGTANIWTAMSYDPALGLLYIPVSSPSPNYWGGNRTKPIPLGTSTTALDINTGKVVWSRQWVHHDIWDYDINSAPTLMDITVNGKPVAALVQATKMGFLFTVDRRTGEDVWPIEERPVPQGDAAGEVYSPTQPFPTKPAPLMDQSKKPAIWKIADIVGFGQCTKMWDGLEYNGMYSPPSTKGNGVLAYPDSAGGVQWGGVAFDPVSQVAIVNTSHIVQMIKLWDRASYDKQPKTAGNENGFYPQIGAPYGMSLLNAQNWAGMPCWAPPFGEIVAIDMRTGDVKWRRPMGAVQQWGWYMPEDMGSPTIGGPAVTAGGVVFIGASMDAKVRAYALEDGKELWSDIVMAPAVANPAVYEYKGRQYVAFVAGGNSIMKDQVGDQVVVYALPK